Genomic DNA from Bacteroides zhangwenhongii:
ATTGGAGTGTCCCGAATTGGGAGGATTGGAATATACTAAAAACTTACTTGAAAGAAGATGCTTCCTTATTAAAGTCCGGTACATGGTTACCCTTGAATACCGGAGATACAGCAGAGCCTGCGACTAATTGGTCTGGTTTTGATGGAATTCCTGTGGGAATGTATGTAGGAACCTTTCAGTCAAACTATGAAGGTAAGTATTTAGCATACTGGACTTTGGATGAAACAAATTCAGAGATAGCCGAAACTGTATTTTATCTGAAAAGTGATACGAACCTAATAGAATCTTCTAAAGCAGGTACTGATAAAAAAGCGCTGGCTATCCGTTGTATTCGCAAGTAAATAGATGAGATTCATCCTTCTTTTTCATATTTTGATTATATTTGGGAAGTGAAACTAATAAAAGAGAACCATGAAGAAGATAATAAATCCCTGGAAAGGGTTGGAGGGATACAATTGTTTCGGTTGTGCTCCCAATAATGAAGCCGGAGTAAGAATGGAATTTTACGAGGACGGCGAGGAAATCGTAAGTATTTGGAAACCTCGTCCGGAGTATCAAGGTTGGATTGATACATTGCATGGTGGTATTCAGGCCGTTTTGCTGGATGAAATTTGTGCTTGGGTCGTACTCCGTAAATTGCAGACAACAGGAGTAACTTCAAAAATGGAGACGCGTTACCGGAAGTCAATTGATACGAAAGACTCCCATGTCGTGTTGCGTGCATCCATCAAAGAAATAAAGCGGAACATTGTTATCATTGAAGCGAAGCTATATAATAAGGATGGCGAAGTATGTACGGAAGCTGTTTGTACCTATTTCACATTCCCGCAGGAAAAAGCGAGAAAAGAGATGCATTTTCTTCAATGTGATGTAGAGCCGGAAGAAATATTACCTTTAATTTGAAATGAAAATTCATTTTTTTGTGATAAATGTTTGGCGGTATCAAACAAATACTTTACTTTTGTCGCAGTTAATAAAAGAAATATGAAATATACAGCTATACATCATCATCATCATTTTCCTAACGAATAACTCGGTGGGCGTGGATGATATTGTATATGTCTCTATATAACGATAACGAAGGCTTGCCGAATACGGTAAGCCTTTTTTATTTTACTTAAAACGAATTGTAATTAATAAAATAATAATTGATAAAGTCATGTTAAGAATTGCAGTACAAGCCAAAGGACGTCTTTTTGAAGAGACAATGGCACTTTTAGAAGAATCGGATATCAAGTTGAGCACAACGAAACGTACCTTATTGGTGCAGTCTTCCAATTTCCCTATCGAGGTACTTTTCCTCCGTGATGACGATATCCCGCAAACAGTGGCTACGGGTGTAGCTGATTTGGGAATTGTCGGTGAGAACGAGTTTATGGAAAAAGAAGAAGATGCTGAAATCATTAAACGTCTGGGATTCAGCAAGTGCCGTTTGTCATTGGCCATGCCGAAAGATATTGAATATCCGGGATTATCATGGTTCGAAGGAAAGAAAATTGCCACCTCTTATCCGGTAATCCTTCGCAACTTTTTGAAAAAGAGTGGGGTGAATGCTGAGATTCACGTGATTACCGGTTCGGTTGAAGTATCTCCGGGTATTGGATTGGCCGATGCAATTTTTGATATTGTAAGTTCAGGTTCTACTTTGGTTAGCAACCGGCTGAAAGAAGTGGAAGTAGTGATGAAATCGGAAGCCTTGTTGATTGGCAATAAGAACATGAGCGACGAGAAAAAAGCAGTACTCAAAGAACTTCTGTTCCGTATGAACGCAGTGAAAACGGCTGAAGACAAGAAATACGTGTTGATGAATGCCCCCAAAGATAAATTGGAAGAAATTATTGCCGTATTACCCGGTATGAAAAGTCCTACCGTAATGCCGTTGGCACAAGAAGGTTGGTGTTCTGTGCATACGGTACTTGATGAAAAACGTTTCTGGGAAATCATCGGAAAGTTGAAAGGACTGGGAGCTGAAGGTATCTTGGTGTTACCGATTGAAAAGATGATTCTGTAATATATCAAGATAAACCGTATAACGTGATTGAAATAAATAATCTGTGTAAATCAGTGTAATCTGTGGTGAACCATGAAATTGATTAAATATCCCTCAAAAGAGCAGTGGGCGGAACTTCTGAAACGTCCGGCGCTCAATACCGAGAGCCTTTTTGATACCGTCCGTTCTATTATAGATAAGGTAAAGGTGGAAGGTGATAAAGCTGTGTTGGAGTATGAAGCCGCTTTTGATAAAGTTACTTTGTCTGCCCTTGCTGTAAGTCCGAAAGAGATACAGGCAGCCGGAGCATTGGTAAGTGATGACTTGAAAGCAGCCATCTCTTTAGCTAAACAAAATATTGAAACGTTCCATTCTTCCCAACGTTTTGTCGGCAAGAAGGTAGAAACAATGAAGGGAGTAACTTGTTGGCAAAAGTCAGTAGGTATCGAGAAGGTAGGTCTCTATATTCCGGGAGGAACGGCGCCTCTTTTCTCAACAGTCCTAATGCTTGCCGTTCCCGCTAAAATAGCAGGATGCAAGGAGATTGTACTTTGTACGCCTCCGGATAAGAATGGAAATATTCATCCCGCCATCCTTTTTGCAGCCCAACTGGCAGGAGTCAGCAAAATATTCAAGGCGGGAGGCGTACAGGCTATCGCCGCTATGGCGTACGGAACGGAAAGCGTGCCTAAGGTTTATAAAATTTTCGGTCCCGGCAATCAATATGTGACAGCTGCCAAACAATTGGTGAGTCTGCGTGATGTAGCGATTGATATGCCTGCAGGTCCTTCCGAAGTGGAGGTATTGGCTGATGCATCGGCCAATCCGACTTTTGTTGCAGCGGACTTATTGTCGCAGGCGGAACATGGAGTGGATAGTCAGTCTATGCTGATCACAACATCCGAGCAACTTCAGACGGAAGTAATGGCGGAAGTAGAACGCCAGTTGGCAAAACTTCCCCGTCGTGAGATAGCAGCCAAATCATTGGAAAACAGTAAGCTTATTTTGATGAAGGACCTTGATGAAGCATTAGAGTTGACCAATGCTTATGCACCGGAACATTTGATCATTGAAACGGAAAACTATATGGAAGTGGCTGAGCGGGTGACGAATGCCGGTTCTGTATTCTTGGGTTCCTTAACTCCTGAAAGTGCCGGTGATTATGCTTCGGGAACGAATCATACGTTGCCTACCAACGGATATGCCAAAGCATATAGCGGTGTAAGTTTGGACAGTTTTATTCGAAAGATTACATTTCAGGAGATTCTTCCTGAAGGAATAAGAACAATTGGTCCGGCTATTGAAGAAATGGCAGCTAACGAGCACTTGGATGCACATAAAAATGCGGTTACTGTCCGTCTGAAAACCCTAATTTAATAATGAATATGAAACGCTTACAAGAGCTAACCCGGCCGAATATCTGGAAACTGAAACCCTACTCTTCGGCTCGTGATGAATATAAAGGAGTTACAGCTTCTGTCTTTCTGGATGCTAACGAGAATCCGTACAATACGCCCCACAATCGCTATCCGGATCCGATGCAGTGTGAATTGAAAGCAATGTTGTCGAAGATAAAGAAAGTATCACCCGAGCATATTTTTCTTGGAAACGGTAGCGATGAGGCCATCGACTTGGTTTTTCGTGCATTCTGCGAACCGGGTAAAGATAATGTAGTGGCTATCGATCCTACCTATGGAATGTATCAGGTGTGTGCCGATGTGAATGATGTCGAATACCGGAAAGTATTGTTGGATAATAACTTTCAGTTCTCTGCTGATAAGTTATTGGCGGCTACCGATGAACATACCAAACTTATTTTTCTTTGCTCACCCAACAACCCGACAGGAAATGACTTACTCCGTTCTGAGATAGAAAAAGTACTGAACCGATTTGAAGGATTGGTAATGTTGGATGAGGCCTACAATGATTTCTCTGAAGCTCCTTCTTTTCTCGAAGAGCTGGATAAATATCCTAATCTTGTGGTATTCCAAACATTCTCCAAAGCGTGGGGATGCGCTGCTATCCGTTTGGGAATGGCCTTTGCTTCTAAAGAGATTATCGATATCCTCAGTAAAATAAAATACCCTTATAACGTCAATCAACTTACCCAACAACAA
This window encodes:
- a CDS encoding PaaI family thioesterase encodes the protein MKKIINPWKGLEGYNCFGCAPNNEAGVRMEFYEDGEEIVSIWKPRPEYQGWIDTLHGGIQAVLLDEICAWVVLRKLQTTGVTSKMETRYRKSIDTKDSHVVLRASIKEIKRNIVIIEAKLYNKDGEVCTEAVCTYFTFPQEKARKEMHFLQCDVEPEEILPLI
- the hisG gene encoding ATP phosphoribosyltransferase, whose amino-acid sequence is MLRIAVQAKGRLFEETMALLEESDIKLSTTKRTLLVQSSNFPIEVLFLRDDDIPQTVATGVADLGIVGENEFMEKEEDAEIIKRLGFSKCRLSLAMPKDIEYPGLSWFEGKKIATSYPVILRNFLKKSGVNAEIHVITGSVEVSPGIGLADAIFDIVSSGSTLVSNRLKEVEVVMKSEALLIGNKNMSDEKKAVLKELLFRMNAVKTAEDKKYVLMNAPKDKLEEIIAVLPGMKSPTVMPLAQEGWCSVHTVLDEKRFWEIIGKLKGLGAEGILVLPIEKMIL
- the hisD gene encoding histidinol dehydrogenase yields the protein MKLIKYPSKEQWAELLKRPALNTESLFDTVRSIIDKVKVEGDKAVLEYEAAFDKVTLSALAVSPKEIQAAGALVSDDLKAAISLAKQNIETFHSSQRFVGKKVETMKGVTCWQKSVGIEKVGLYIPGGTAPLFSTVLMLAVPAKIAGCKEIVLCTPPDKNGNIHPAILFAAQLAGVSKIFKAGGVQAIAAMAYGTESVPKVYKIFGPGNQYVTAAKQLVSLRDVAIDMPAGPSEVEVLADASANPTFVAADLLSQAEHGVDSQSMLITTSEQLQTEVMAEVERQLAKLPRREIAAKSLENSKLILMKDLDEALELTNAYAPEHLIIETENYMEVAERVTNAGSVFLGSLTPESAGDYASGTNHTLPTNGYAKAYSGVSLDSFIRKITFQEILPEGIRTIGPAIEEMAANEHLDAHKNAVTVRLKTLI
- the hisC gene encoding histidinol-phosphate transaminase, producing MKRLQELTRPNIWKLKPYSSARDEYKGVTASVFLDANENPYNTPHNRYPDPMQCELKAMLSKIKKVSPEHIFLGNGSDEAIDLVFRAFCEPGKDNVVAIDPTYGMYQVCADVNDVEYRKVLLDNNFQFSADKLLAATDEHTKLIFLCSPNNPTGNDLLRSEIEKVLNRFEGLVMLDEAYNDFSEAPSFLEELDKYPNLVVFQTFSKAWGCAAIRLGMAFASKEIIDILSKIKYPYNVNQLTQQQAISMLHKYYEIERWVKTLKEERDYLEAEFEKLPCTIQLFPSDANFFLVKVTDAVKIYNYLVGEGIIVRNRHTVSLCCNCLRVTVGTRVENDTLLAALKKYQE